Proteins from a single region of Pseudarthrobacter sp. NIBRBAC000502772:
- the drmB gene encoding DUF1998 domain-containing protein, with amino-acid sequence MNPKATAGQGNTPQMRQLRLQETIYPFGVGAIVDIKSESFIGMDTATWNEKTCEPLSCPPLERALGVLQLRRPPTAGEFSRNPSFALPYRRFPKWRFCQDCTLMSDRVHHKNGASTNNCSRCSGPMVPMRFIAVCKAGGHIQDVDWRRWSHFQSSNDEQHQCRDFEHLELRTTPGAGEGLRSLRVICRSCDSARNLGSLGRETSLAEEGYKCWGRQPWEPQDTTKECTSELRVVQRGSTSVYQAETASAIDIPEVESATQALRNSVLQNDMFKGVFGQQQGPLFDLAVPLIATQTGAPEHMVRRLLTTDPASDTSHLQSTLHSGEWAAFDRVLAGDADVTNPDFDVHPSDYPREPGVLPALAGLVSDVGLVRRLREVRALRGFRRYEQEDFTRVDLGSIDGLKWYPAIEQFGEGIFLRFDEEALRTWEAEPSVQRRTRHWIDRGAKLANRRVVISDLHPRYVLLHTLAHLLMRRLEFQSGYSASSLSERIYASNDGPDPQGGLLIYTSSGDAQGTLGGLVRLGEARYFSRLLLGAVEDADRCSNNPVCAESRGQGMNSLNLAACHACSLTSETSCERNNIYLDRKLLVGDESVPGFFRTVLMDARASI; translated from the coding sequence ATGAATCCCAAAGCCACGGCAGGGCAGGGCAACACACCGCAGATGCGTCAGCTCAGACTGCAGGAGACCATATACCCGTTCGGGGTCGGCGCCATCGTCGACATCAAGAGCGAATCGTTCATCGGCATGGACACAGCCACGTGGAACGAGAAGACTTGCGAGCCCTTGTCCTGCCCGCCGCTGGAACGGGCATTGGGGGTCCTGCAGCTGCGTCGCCCCCCGACCGCCGGAGAATTCAGCCGCAACCCGAGCTTCGCCCTGCCCTACCGACGCTTCCCGAAATGGCGTTTCTGCCAGGACTGTACCCTGATGTCCGACCGGGTCCATCACAAGAACGGCGCCAGTACCAACAACTGCTCCCGCTGCTCAGGACCGATGGTCCCGATGCGTTTCATCGCCGTCTGCAAAGCCGGAGGCCACATTCAGGACGTCGATTGGCGGCGGTGGTCCCATTTCCAGTCCTCCAACGACGAGCAACACCAGTGCAGGGACTTCGAGCACCTGGAACTGCGGACCACCCCGGGAGCAGGCGAAGGACTGCGCTCGCTGCGAGTCATATGTCGCTCCTGTGACTCAGCGAGGAACCTCGGGTCGCTGGGTCGGGAGACATCTTTAGCCGAGGAAGGGTACAAGTGCTGGGGCCGGCAGCCGTGGGAGCCGCAGGACACCACCAAGGAGTGCACCAGTGAACTGCGGGTCGTTCAACGAGGGTCCACCAGCGTCTACCAGGCAGAAACAGCGTCGGCGATCGACATCCCGGAAGTGGAATCGGCTACACAAGCCCTGCGTAACAGCGTTCTCCAGAACGACATGTTCAAGGGCGTCTTCGGGCAGCAGCAGGGCCCGCTGTTCGATCTTGCGGTTCCGCTCATCGCAACCCAGACCGGAGCCCCGGAGCACATGGTCCGCCGACTATTGACGACCGACCCCGCCTCAGACACCTCACACCTGCAGAGCACCCTCCACTCAGGAGAATGGGCGGCGTTCGACAGGGTCCTGGCCGGGGACGCGGATGTGACGAATCCCGACTTCGACGTGCACCCTTCCGACTACCCCCGAGAACCAGGCGTACTGCCGGCGCTGGCCGGACTGGTCTCGGACGTCGGGCTGGTCCGTCGACTGCGGGAGGTCCGAGCCCTGCGGGGTTTCCGCCGCTACGAGCAGGAGGACTTCACCCGTGTAGACCTCGGAAGTATCGACGGCCTCAAGTGGTACCCGGCCATCGAACAGTTCGGAGAGGGAATCTTCCTACGCTTCGACGAAGAGGCCCTGCGCACCTGGGAGGCCGAGCCCTCCGTCCAGCGGCGGACACGGCACTGGATTGATCGAGGGGCGAAGCTTGCGAACCGTAGAGTTGTCATCTCCGATCTCCACCCCCGCTACGTGCTCCTGCACACCCTGGCACACCTGTTAATGCGCCGATTGGAGTTCCAAAGCGGGTACTCCGCGTCGTCCCTGTCCGAACGTATTTACGCTTCAAACGATGGCCCGGACCCGCAGGGCGGTTTGTTGATCTACACCAGCAGTGGGGACGCCCAGGGCACCCTCGGTGGACTTGTCCGTTTGGGCGAGGCCCGGTACTTCTCCCGGCTGCTCCTGGGTGCGGTGGAGGACGCAGACCGGTGCTCCAACAACCCCGTATGCGCCGAGAGTCGGGGACAAGGTATGAACAGCCTCAACCTGGCCGCCTGCCACGCATGCAGCCTTACCTCCGAAACCTCCTGCGAGCGCAACAACATCTATTTGGATCGTAAGCTCCTGGTGGGGGATGAGTCCGTGCCCGGCTTTTTCCGCACGGTCCTGATGGATGCCCGGGCGAGCATCTAG
- a CDS encoding helicase-related protein encodes MHEALGRQQRVVEHLEQHYLGPIDGPEELLRNKPNATYLVGVLYPVGIGIGIGTGTEDEEEKVQLAVEATTAEDSTDGTEEPSIDMANAYQPSSSALSFIHDGDSVDIDLGYATYTEERTDTHTAWRRHGHHLTGIRWEQGTVSGGPGDGRVALDVRCRPFGQNSSLVTVAISNTREAPKNDEGVGQLHTEDALYQVGMTVRSVGGRILPYRSVEDLRLDSEQEELAVRYRHRQVFAVGHGTSVRWDQDDTGGCASVSLDPLPRYTVPTVEAKKSTADILRLGRLTWIQDDTANVLTELRTFVDDYRHWTQEQQDQAQGLPDHHRPAAGRITDRQSDAVERMHEGITLLEESSSARDAFRLAMAAMHEQMLQSNRTKATGAEEDTPRREPTWRPFQLGFILVALTSTAVADHRDRDLVDLIWFPTGGGKTEAYLGLAAFEIFRRRIEHGIRGGGTAVITRYTLRLLTTQQFQRAATLVCAMERLRVTDPLARGMAPFTIGLWVGNATTPGTQKEAINRLEATRRREIPDNPFQLTECPWCGHRMMPATRSENAEAYGADHSAGDIWLRCPDRTCRFHDRLPVEVVDERIYKYPPTILLATVDKFARLPFKQEAGVLLGAGAGANEPPSLILQDEMHLLSGPLGTTVAIYDAAVLGIIGEVGGRPKIVASTATIRSADDQVKGLMARKVQLFPPSGLNEEDSYFARPTEDPNAPGRIYIGLMPQAFTQSTSVVRAMVAMLEAPARAAQGPQDVRGTDAYWTAVAYHNSLRELGRTVTLIRDDVNSLLATRRGPEGRTRQIRGDGMVELTSRVDAEDLPKALQRLGRGLDEGDAVDVVACTNMLSVGIDIPRLALMLMNGQPKTTSEYIQATSRVGRGDVPGVIVTLYRATRPRDRSHYESFLGYHQALYRSVEPTSVTPWSTASRHRSLAAVLVTMVRHLSSWREDSQAVLFRADSNVVRNVRETILEVVERSDPDEYQATEEHLDRLIDQWRIRTSPDPDTGVSTLRYQPLRAQHDEPALMRAFDEDREGWAVMNSMRSVDLNINMKIIGEKA; translated from the coding sequence ATGCATGAAGCCCTCGGACGCCAACAACGCGTCGTCGAGCACCTCGAACAGCACTACCTCGGCCCGATCGACGGACCGGAGGAACTGCTCAGGAACAAACCGAACGCCACCTACCTCGTCGGAGTCCTCTACCCCGTCGGCATCGGCATCGGCATCGGCACCGGAACCGAGGACGAGGAGGAGAAGGTACAACTCGCTGTGGAGGCGACCACCGCCGAGGACAGCACCGACGGCACCGAGGAACCTTCCATCGACATGGCGAACGCCTACCAGCCCTCCTCCAGCGCCCTGTCATTCATCCACGACGGAGACTCCGTGGACATCGACCTGGGATACGCCACCTACACCGAGGAGAGGACCGACACCCACACCGCCTGGCGGCGTCACGGCCACCACCTCACCGGCATCCGCTGGGAGCAAGGAACCGTCTCGGGGGGCCCTGGGGACGGGCGCGTGGCCCTGGACGTACGATGCCGACCGTTCGGCCAGAACAGTTCACTGGTCACTGTGGCCATCAGCAACACCCGCGAAGCCCCGAAGAACGACGAAGGAGTAGGACAGCTCCACACCGAGGACGCCCTTTACCAGGTCGGTATGACCGTGCGCTCCGTCGGGGGCCGGATCCTGCCCTACCGGTCGGTCGAAGACCTCAGACTGGATTCAGAACAAGAAGAACTGGCGGTACGTTACCGACATCGACAGGTTTTCGCAGTCGGCCACGGCACCTCGGTGCGCTGGGATCAGGACGACACCGGCGGGTGCGCCTCCGTGTCCCTGGACCCATTACCGCGCTACACTGTCCCGACCGTTGAGGCCAAGAAGAGTACCGCCGACATCTTACGGCTGGGCCGTCTTACCTGGATCCAGGACGACACCGCGAACGTCCTAACCGAACTTCGGACCTTCGTCGACGACTACCGACACTGGACCCAGGAACAACAGGACCAGGCACAAGGGCTCCCCGACCACCACCGTCCGGCGGCCGGTCGGATCACCGACCGACAGAGCGACGCCGTTGAGCGCATGCACGAAGGCATCACCCTGCTCGAGGAATCCTCAAGCGCCAGGGATGCCTTCCGTCTGGCCATGGCCGCCATGCACGAGCAGATGCTCCAATCGAATCGCACGAAAGCCACCGGGGCTGAGGAAGACACACCGCGGCGCGAACCGACGTGGCGGCCGTTCCAGTTGGGGTTCATCCTCGTCGCCCTCACCAGCACCGCGGTTGCCGACCACCGGGACCGGGACCTCGTGGACCTGATCTGGTTCCCCACCGGTGGAGGCAAGACCGAGGCCTACCTCGGGTTGGCGGCCTTCGAAATCTTCCGGCGCCGCATCGAGCACGGGATCAGAGGAGGCGGTACAGCCGTCATCACCCGCTACACCCTGCGCCTGCTCACGACACAACAATTCCAACGCGCCGCGACCCTCGTGTGCGCCATGGAACGCCTCCGGGTGACCGATCCACTTGCCCGGGGCATGGCACCGTTCACCATCGGCCTCTGGGTCGGTAACGCCACCACCCCCGGCACGCAGAAAGAGGCGATCAACCGCTTGGAGGCCACCAGGCGACGGGAAATCCCCGACAACCCCTTCCAGCTCACCGAATGCCCCTGGTGTGGGCACCGCATGATGCCTGCGACCAGATCCGAGAACGCCGAGGCCTACGGGGCAGACCACTCCGCCGGAGACATCTGGCTCCGCTGCCCGGACCGAACCTGCCGCTTCCACGACCGGCTTCCCGTCGAGGTCGTCGACGAGAGGATCTACAAGTACCCGCCCACTATCCTGTTGGCGACCGTCGACAAGTTCGCGCGACTGCCCTTCAAGCAGGAGGCGGGGGTCCTCCTCGGCGCTGGCGCCGGGGCGAACGAACCGCCGTCGCTTATCCTCCAGGACGAGATGCATCTACTCTCCGGCCCCCTGGGCACCACGGTCGCGATCTATGACGCTGCCGTCCTGGGCATCATCGGGGAAGTCGGCGGGCGCCCGAAAATCGTCGCCTCCACCGCGACAATTCGTTCCGCCGATGATCAGGTCAAGGGCCTCATGGCCCGGAAGGTCCAACTGTTCCCACCCTCAGGGCTCAACGAGGAAGACAGCTACTTCGCCCGCCCCACGGAGGACCCCAACGCCCCCGGCAGGATTTACATCGGGCTCATGCCTCAGGCCTTTACTCAATCCACCTCCGTGGTGCGTGCGATGGTCGCCATGCTCGAAGCACCCGCCCGGGCCGCACAAGGACCCCAAGATGTGAGGGGCACCGACGCCTACTGGACGGCCGTGGCCTACCACAACAGCCTGCGCGAACTCGGGCGTACCGTCACCCTCATCCGCGACGACGTTAACAGTCTGCTCGCCACCCGGCGTGGACCCGAAGGCCGCACACGTCAGATCCGTGGTGACGGGATGGTGGAGCTGACCAGCCGCGTGGATGCCGAGGACCTTCCCAAGGCCCTGCAACGACTCGGACGCGGCCTCGACGAAGGTGACGCTGTGGACGTTGTCGCCTGCACGAACATGCTCTCGGTCGGTATCGACATCCCACGGCTGGCCCTTATGCTCATGAACGGTCAACCCAAGACCACCTCTGAGTACATCCAGGCCACCAGTCGCGTCGGACGCGGCGATGTCCCGGGTGTCATCGTCACGCTGTACCGCGCGACCCGCCCCCGCGATCGCTCCCACTACGAATCGTTCCTCGGCTACCACCAGGCGCTCTACCGCAGTGTGGAACCGACCAGTGTGACCCCATGGTCCACCGCGTCCAGGCACCGCTCCTTGGCAGCAGTCTTGGTGACCATGGTCAGGCACCTGAGCTCATGGCGCGAGGACTCCCAGGCAGTACTCTTCCGAGCCGACTCCAACGTGGTGCGTAACGTCCGGGAGACGATTCTGGAGGTCGTGGAACGTTCGGACCCCGACGAGTACCAGGCTACAGAAGAGCATCTCGACCGGTTAATCGACCAATGGCGCATCCGTACGTCACCGGACCCCGATACCGGAGTATCGACGCTGCGGTACCAGCCCCTACGGGCACAACACGACGAGCCAGCTCTGATGCGCGCCTTCGACGAGGACCGAGAAGGATGGGCGGTCATGAACTCGATGCGTAGCGTCGATTTGAACATCAACATGAAGATCATCGGGGAAAAGGCATGA
- a CDS encoding nuclease-related domain-containing DEAD/DEAH box helicase gives MRLIPPTEYIDAHSRAERKVAELLTAIRSDDGVAYHSVHLPRHRKQVMGEADFVVLWKGAILVLEVKGGRTGRTEDGVWYSIDRQGTHHPLRRSPWVQAKDAAFALLDILTRHSDEGGWPFAYAVVTPDQNLPPDTEWVPQQHIGLDRMTPTGLERSLDALARLARTPPDDPEHPRRQALRPMGNLSRVVTHLRREVDAMRTVPDTEMLIDQNIVTMTDEQVDAMRAFERNRRVLVLGGAGTGKTVVAIEAARRAVADGSSVAFVCGSPGIIKFASELLDDSPVQVVPFDAIPDTPVFDVVVVDEAQDLLNLEDMSRLSESLRGGLQEGRWWIFLDPNNQTHLNGVFDEGVYQEIQAGAIIVDLTRNVRNARTVVTAVQSHLGVDLGSPRIGEGPDASIVQARTSDEAHRLLDGRLTTLRDKGVARRKITIISAATDPSTSILTVEGRMPAAYTAGNQSYEVVTAADIKGLEREHVIVVDVEDLDTTGGRAGSYVAMTRPRYSLYVISSPGAYQIMGRNALQYLQQQVGKAGAHNA, from the coding sequence ATGAGGTTGATCCCACCAACCGAGTACATCGACGCCCATAGCCGCGCCGAACGCAAGGTCGCCGAATTACTCACAGCGATCCGCTCCGATGACGGCGTGGCCTACCACTCGGTCCACCTCCCAAGGCACCGCAAACAGGTGATGGGCGAGGCGGACTTCGTGGTCCTGTGGAAGGGGGCGATCCTCGTCCTGGAGGTCAAAGGAGGGCGGACTGGACGGACCGAGGACGGTGTCTGGTACTCCATAGACCGTCAAGGCACCCACCATCCCCTACGACGCAGCCCCTGGGTGCAGGCCAAGGACGCCGCGTTCGCCCTCCTGGACATCCTCACCAGGCACTCGGACGAGGGCGGATGGCCGTTCGCTTACGCCGTGGTGACCCCCGACCAGAACCTGCCCCCGGACACGGAATGGGTCCCGCAACAACACATCGGGTTGGACAGGATGACCCCGACGGGACTTGAGCGCAGCCTAGACGCGCTGGCCCGCTTGGCCCGCACACCACCCGATGACCCCGAGCACCCCAGACGCCAGGCCCTGCGACCAATGGGGAACCTCTCAAGGGTCGTCACCCACCTGCGCCGCGAGGTCGACGCCATGCGCACCGTCCCGGACACCGAGATGCTCATCGACCAGAACATCGTCACCATGACCGACGAACAGGTCGACGCCATGCGGGCCTTCGAACGCAACCGACGGGTCCTGGTCCTGGGCGGGGCCGGGACGGGCAAGACCGTCGTCGCGATCGAAGCGGCACGACGGGCGGTCGCAGACGGCAGCTCGGTGGCCTTCGTCTGCGGCTCACCCGGCATCATCAAGTTCGCCTCTGAGCTGTTGGACGACAGTCCTGTCCAGGTGGTGCCCTTCGATGCGATCCCCGACACCCCCGTCTTCGACGTCGTCGTCGTCGACGAAGCCCAGGACCTACTGAATCTGGAGGATATGAGCCGGCTCTCCGAATCCCTGCGCGGCGGGTTGCAGGAGGGCCGGTGGTGGATTTTCCTGGACCCCAACAACCAAACCCACCTCAACGGGGTCTTCGACGAAGGCGTGTACCAGGAGATCCAGGCCGGTGCGATCATCGTCGACCTGACCAGGAACGTCAGGAACGCCCGCACCGTCGTGACCGCGGTGCAGTCCCATCTCGGGGTGGACCTGGGAAGCCCCCGCATCGGGGAAGGGCCTGATGCGTCGATCGTGCAGGCCCGCACCTCTGACGAAGCCCACCGTCTCCTGGACGGGCGCTTAACCACCCTCCGGGACAAAGGTGTTGCCCGGAGGAAGATCACCATCATCAGCGCCGCCACCGACCCCTCAACGTCGATTCTTACCGTCGAGGGCCGAATGCCGGCCGCCTACACCGCTGGCAACCAGTCCTACGAGGTGGTCACCGCAGCCGACATCAAAGGCCTCGAACGCGAACACGTCATCGTCGTGGACGTCGAGGACCTAGACACAACCGGGGGTAGGGCTGGCTCCTACGTCGCGATGACCCGCCCCAGGTACTCCCTCTACGTCATCAGCTCCCCCGGCGCGTACCAGATCATGGGACGGAACGCGCTCCAGTACCTCCAGCAACAAGTAGGAAAGGCCGGTGCCCACAATGCATGA